The Nitrospira tepida genome includes a window with the following:
- a CDS encoding type I secretion system permease/ATPase: MSQPDTPSPQPCAEAHQEQDSGLLCLLMLARFFDQPADGGQIRHQFSETGKKLTEGDLIRAAKYLGLKAGQVKADWSELPTLPLPAVARRKDGRFVVLAKAEPDKVLIQEPQAERPAILTRRDFEAAWSGTLLLFTKRSLRRPQDLTFDFTWFIPALVKHRWLLSEVLLASLFLQLFALLTPLFTQVVIDKVLVHKGFTTLHVLAIGMAGLAIFDALLGGLRTYLFSHTTNRMDVALGAQLFRHVLSLPLAYFEARRVGDTVARMRELEQIRQFLTGHAVTVVLDLLFTAVFLGVMWFYSPWLTLIVLGSLPLYAVLSLVITPVIRARLNEKFTRGAENQAFLVEAVTGIQTVKALALEPPLQRRWDGQLADYVSASFRATSLMTVASQVAGVIQKLTVIAILWAGAYLVIDGTLSIGQLIAFNMLSGQVTGPLLRIVNLWQEFQQVGVSMQRLGDLLNSRPEPSYNPNRTTLPSVKGHVVFDEVTFRYRPDGNEVLRKLSFSIQPCQVIGIVGRSGSGKSTIAKLIQRLYVPERGRVLVDGVDLAQVDPAWLRRQVGVVLQENFLFNRSVRDNIAQADPGLSMERVIQAAKLAGAHEFILELPDGYDTIVGEQGCSLSGGQRQRIAIARALVANPRILIFDEATSALDYESEAVIQRNMAQICQGRTVLIIAHRLSTVRSAQRILVMDRGEIVEQGTHEDLINHNGAYARLCRYQPANQEAA; this comes from the coding sequence ATGAGCCAGCCCGATACTCCCTCTCCGCAACCCTGCGCCGAGGCACATCAAGAACAAGACAGCGGCCTGCTCTGTCTCTTGATGCTGGCCCGGTTCTTTGACCAGCCTGCAGACGGCGGGCAGATTCGTCATCAGTTCTCGGAAACCGGCAAGAAACTCACCGAAGGGGATCTGATCAGGGCGGCAAAGTACCTGGGATTGAAAGCCGGGCAGGTGAAGGCTGACTGGTCTGAATTGCCGACCCTCCCGTTGCCGGCTGTGGCCCGCCGGAAGGACGGCCGGTTCGTCGTACTAGCTAAGGCCGAACCCGACAAGGTCCTGATTCAGGAGCCTCAAGCCGAGCGACCGGCCATCCTCACCCGCCGAGATTTTGAGGCCGCATGGTCCGGCACCCTGCTGTTGTTCACGAAACGGTCGCTCAGACGCCCTCAGGATCTCACCTTCGACTTCACCTGGTTCATTCCCGCGCTGGTGAAGCACCGATGGTTGCTGAGTGAGGTGTTGCTCGCCTCGCTCTTTTTGCAGCTCTTTGCCCTGCTGACGCCGCTCTTCACCCAGGTCGTGATCGACAAGGTGCTGGTCCACAAGGGCTTCACCACGCTCCATGTACTGGCCATCGGCATGGCCGGGTTGGCGATCTTCGACGCCCTGCTCGGAGGGTTGCGGACCTATCTGTTCTCCCACACTACCAATCGAATGGACGTGGCGCTCGGGGCGCAGTTGTTCCGCCATGTGCTGTCGTTGCCGCTCGCGTATTTCGAAGCGCGCCGCGTGGGCGATACGGTGGCGAGGATGCGCGAGCTGGAGCAGATCCGGCAATTCCTGACCGGCCATGCCGTCACGGTCGTCTTGGATCTGCTCTTCACGGCAGTCTTTCTGGGCGTGATGTGGTTCTACAGCCCCTGGCTCACGCTCATTGTGCTGGGGTCGTTGCCGCTCTATGCCGTGCTTTCGCTGGTCATCACGCCGGTCATCCGCGCGAGGCTCAACGAAAAGTTCACGCGTGGGGCCGAGAACCAAGCGTTTCTCGTCGAGGCCGTCACCGGCATTCAGACGGTGAAAGCCTTGGCGCTGGAACCGCCCCTGCAGCGGCGTTGGGACGGCCAGTTGGCGGACTATGTGAGCGCAAGTTTTCGCGCAACCAGTTTGATGACGGTCGCGAGCCAGGTCGCGGGAGTGATCCAGAAGCTCACGGTCATCGCGATCCTCTGGGCCGGGGCCTACCTGGTGATCGACGGGACCTTGAGCATCGGCCAGTTGATCGCCTTCAACATGCTGTCCGGGCAAGTGACCGGGCCGCTGCTCCGGATCGTCAACCTCTGGCAAGAGTTCCAGCAGGTCGGGGTATCGATGCAGCGCTTGGGCGATCTACTCAACAGCAGGCCGGAACCCTCCTACAACCCGAACCGGACGACCTTGCCATCCGTCAAAGGCCACGTGGTCTTCGACGAGGTCACGTTCCGCTATCGGCCGGATGGAAATGAAGTGCTGCGCAAGCTCTCGTTCTCGATCCAGCCGTGCCAGGTGATCGGCATTGTCGGCCGGTCCGGCTCGGGCAAGAGCACGATCGCGAAGCTGATCCAACGGCTCTATGTGCCGGAACGAGGCCGCGTGCTCGTGGACGGGGTGGATCTGGCGCAGGTCGATCCGGCCTGGCTGCGGCGGCAGGTCGGTGTGGTGCTGCAGGAGAACTTTCTCTTCAACCGGTCGGTGCGCGACAACATCGCCCAGGCGGACCCGGGACTGTCGATGGAGCGGGTGATTCAGGCGGCCAAGCTGGCGGGCGCCCATGAGTTCATTCTGGAACTGCCGGACGGGTACGACACGATCGTCGGCGAGCAGGGTTGTTCCCTGTCAGGAGGCCAACGCCAACGGATCGCGATCGCGCGCGCGTTGGTCGCCAATCCCCGCATCTTGATTTTTGACGAAGCGACCAGTGCGCTCGACTACGAGTCCGAGGCGGTCATCCAGCGCAACATGGCGCAGATCTGCCAGGGGCGCACGGTGCTGATCATCGCGCACAGGCTGAGCACGGTGCGATCAGCCCAACGCATTCTGGTAATGGATAGGGGCGAGATCGTGGAGCAGGGGACGCATGAGGACCTGATCAACCACAACGGGGCCTACGCGCGGCTCTGCCGCTATCAGCCGGCGAATCAGGAAGCAGCCTGA